In the Epinephelus fuscoguttatus linkage group LG10, E.fuscoguttatus.final_Chr_v1 genome, aaccctcccaccccacatagagatacataaatatacacatgggcacacacacacacagacacacacacacacacactcacacacacacacacacacaagctcacacccacacacactagCTATTTCCACAAATGGTTCCTTAGTAACAAATAGGCTATGTTCACCAATAAGTTTgattttcaatttaaaacaatatgaCATAGTTTCCGTACCTTAACAATACAAAATGAAAGGGGTGAAAATGGTAAAGCATAACATTTGAACTTAATAAAAAGTATGAGCTATATCACCAACTGTAACAGTGATTGGAGGGGAAGCATTGTCAGCGATCACACAGTGTTTTCActcatttatttcctgtttgagTTTAACAGGAGTCACAATAGCAGTGAGTTGAATACACTGGctttgcatttgtgtgtgtatattacATCCTCTCACCTAGTCCGTGACTTATGTCCATCTGCAGAGGGCTGGCTGGGCGGTCCACCAGGCTGTCCCCCTGATTTACCAGAGCTTCTTTCAGGACCTCAAACCCATTTAACACCACCATCCACCTTTTGCCCATTTGCAGACTGTACACATTTCCATATTTCCCTGCTAACTGAAAGTGGATGTGTGAGAGGAAAAAGGCAGTACATGTACTTAATACATATGAGTCCTATCAGTTGCAAGACATTTTTGATATCTATGATCTACCTGTGTCATACTCTCATGGGTCCTGTTGAAATCCACTGTGAATATGTTGCCCACAACAGGAAATGCCCGAGGTCCTGGAGGGAAGCTGTGCGGCCGACGGTTCTTAATATAATCTGCAGTGAGGATGAAAACTGCAGTGAAGAGCAGCAGACTTCTGACATCCCAGTCAATGTAGAATCCGATTACAGAAAAGATTGAATCCATTCTGCAAACAAGGGCTCAAACCTGCCAGGCTCAGACTACACAATATCTCTGTCTGTTAAAATGTTCCTTGGCAAAAGTCATGAATTCTGGCTGTGATTTGGCTTAAAGACATATTTCATGTTAGTctccaaccaatcagagcttgATCTTCACAACCTGCGTGACACCATCAAAGGAGGTGATAGGCAGAGACTTCCAGGATAAACAATGTAACAAGGAATCCAAAGAGGTGTGTATGCAGGCTGTtaagtgaagccaaaaaaaagaaaaaacaactgagAACTTTGTTTTACACCAACATCGTAATTTCTCTTTCACGTCAATATAACTGAAGCCTGTATTTTACTTGCATCTCCTATGAGACTGGTGTCATCAGCCCTGAGCCAATAATAAGACACTTAGCAATAGAACAAAAGCCTGCTGGCTGACATGGACTCTGCCCACTTCAAACATGGTAAAAAAGAATTTCAAATACTGTTAATCAGTGACCCCAAACAGCGTACCCTGCTCTCTTCATACTTGGTTAAGGATTTTAAATACTGTTAATGAGTGACCCCAAATAACATCCCCTGCTCCCTTCATACTTGGTTAAGGATTTTAAATACTGTTAATGAGTGACCCCAAATAACGTACCCTGCTCCCTTCATACTTGGTTAAGGATTTCAAATACTGTTAATCAGTGAACCGAAAGAGTGTACCCTTCTCTCTTCATACTTGGTTAAGGATTTCAAACAGTGGTAATCAGTTACCCTGAAACAATTATCTTAATTTAGCAGTAGCCTATAATTTGTTTTATAGTGGTATTAAGGCAACATGTGATCTTATCCACTATAACACAAATAGACGGCCCACTTCAAATGATCTGATATTAGTCTTATTGTTGACTGTGTCATCCACCAACAACTAGCAAAAGCATACCAACATATACTGCCTGGAAGTGTTGTTCCTGGTCTGTCAGAAGAATGAGCTTCTGCTTTGCAAAAAAAAGATGTGATCATATCTTTTTAATCCATGGAAGGGGCATACAGGACTTTTAACTAACTTTTAATGCAGTTTATAGTGTTTTATATGATCATAAAGACATGTTTCCCctggtctttttttatttatccttATCCTTTTTATTAGTTTTCCAGTTCATCCAGAAGGTCATTATTTTAGGGGTGAGATCAGGACTCTGTGTAGGTCAATCAAGTTCACATCATATATAGCCGTATTCCACCTGGTTTAGTGCTACTTTACAACACATGGTGGTAGTATAGAGTTCTATAATTTTGGTCAAAAGGAAGTATACATTCTGACTtcaaaatgtcactttaataataataaaaatgataataattatgTTGTCGGAAAATGGTCTGATTATCCTGTAGTCTCTTGTTGTACTTTATAAGATTGTATCAAATGGTGATACCTCAAGTTGTACTGTGTGTGACCCCATAGTGTAACGGAAATACATAGTGTtccagggatgacgtttttctgtagACCCACACAGAAGTGAGCGCTGGTTCCCtcgtaaaaatataaaataaaaaagcttaTGGAATTTGGATTATTGCCGAAAATAAGTTAATACGTACACGTTTTATCCAGTATGATAATCGTCACAAATGAAAAAGCTAACATCAGGCTACAAATGTACTACATTATGGTCGCATGACCAAACGTCACCACTATACCTAAGCCGTTTCTCAATATGCGTTCTTGTGTTCTTGTGGACTTGTGACACGTCATCAATCAcagcccaagtactgttccaattcaaagttcacatctaGCCAAGTTCAGTCCAAATTCCCAGATGTGTTCTCGCCACACCCATTCACCATCGGAgcagacttgtgtggacttcagacagccaggtatcccagcatgcatttcgCAACAATCATCGGAAAATGACAAGTGAGGGAAAGGCGCACAATTGTAAGCCATAATTACCTATATGTTACTGTTCTTTTGTCACAGAACGTAGTGTTTTCATTTAAACGTCAGACCCGTGGtcgatgttttaatatagagcCCAGTTGAATGTGACTGAGGTCCGCTAGATGACAGCGGTGCCAGCGCTCATacagactcacaagtcagtctttagacgctttgcttaactaaagactgatgactttctccctgattttgtgtttagatgggcggatacaatttcagagtttaaaaaaactccctacgttgcagagccaatagtaaatccacagggcggtccttcggtggctcgctgaactcttgtgcttgtaaacatagtcccactagaaacacgtgtagcggtacaaaatggctcagccgtacTCGCAGAAAACACCGTCagagttagtggatgtttgtcgcatTTGCAGCGACACATtttcgccaactaaaagaaacaaacataatagtccgggtagaaaaccagcagagctatatatatgtatatatatatatatatatatatatatagcctatatgtatcacatttttcacattaccgtttagactaatccgatgtttataaagtctataaacacaatgactgaacaaacattactgtttctgtgtgcacgtttagctgggctaccCATTAgttgttagccctgttagccgttagcggtgtctgtaataggtaataactcattaaacggtccgtgaaaaaaaatattttttccagccgatatcttagttacaacatgactgagctagtaAAGCAGTtatgtgttgctatgtgtggtatttattcagttttaggaaatcacgatgtctagaaagcatcagtggctgcagctgacagggtcagctaacagcagcagcaaagctaacatcaggacgtcatctgttaaaagcctcccgttgtcggatacgacatgaaactactccagttagctcaatcatgttgtaactaagacatccgctggaaaaaatattttcttcacggatgagcacacgtttgataaaacagagtttaatctctcggcatccattttcaagctctctgtgtgtttgtgttcttgcagacgagaaaaagggggagcgcacatttccgagtaggctgtccttttcaaaaatgcaagaggcgttgctttgttgccggccgttttcgccggtgtgttaaacacactttagaaaggagtgacCCCAAACTATCAGAaagcggagatctctgattgtctggtggtgagaCTAGGCTCATGTGTTTATGAGCGCTGACACCGCTGTCATCTAGCGGTGTCAGCGCTCATAATAAACGCGTGTATGAGCACTCAGGCTGCCCCAGAGAGCAGCCTCGTGCCTGATATCTCTGTAGtgtttaaatatgaaatgtaattcGTTTGGGGGAATGTCTAATAGGCAATATTCAGTCTCAGTATAAGATATATTcttatattattaaatgttgtaacATGTTATTGTTCTTTGCATTCTTTTGCTTATTTATGTGTTTCTACCATTCAATAATAATTTTAagtttattgtaatttatttattgtatttaaagattaattgtctttattgtagtatttattcaactgcattttaaatattgattatctgatatgaatTGTATACCTGATGTCTGAAGTGTGGCTGAATGAACTTTTCCTCTGAACATCTGACCTGTTTGAGCCCATTTATATTGGTGAGGACAGACTaaatgacaaactgctgtcagtataatccagtacagttcaacagcaccacaatctacaactcaatacttcaataaaatgttagactgaatattaaactgctgttgttttttctaggtgtaccaagtaaactgtcaagtctccataaaaaatgtagacagaacgcataatgatgagacaaatgcagtgatgggtagtaactaagtatatttactcaagtactgtacttaagtacaaatttgatgtactttgggtatttccatttacttagagggaaatactgtacattctactcaagctacatttatttgatagctaTAGATACTTTtcagatagtttgttttatatgttgtaagtttcatatttacaagttGATGTGTGTTGTTATAGATTAGACTAGTACACCAGTGACAGGTGTTAAAATTAGTTctaccatgacaacatttaaatgctgcttacatgtaGCCGACGTTGATCAATTAATACTCAATACATATTCATGTATATGATGATAACAACACTTGAAATTGGGTCACTCTGCATCATGAGTACTTGGAACTTTTAATTTAACGTAGGCctacattttgctgacaatacccagatacttttactcaagtcagATTTGGTATGCAGCACTTTGACTTGTGACtgagtttttgttctttgttgtgatattCCTGGGTACTTTGTCCACAACTGGACAAACATATCGAACAGACATGCAAGCATCGCAcgtctcatcctcatcctcatcttcaTTCTCCGCTGTCTTTCTGggatctgcctcctcagctgggcagcctcctcctcagcctgcatAGCAGTCCTGCTGCAATAACTGCGCCAAGACGCCTTCTCCGATCCGTTATTGATATTTGATTTCCATCTCGCCAAAGCTCATGATTACAATACCCACCAACTCTCCACAAACTTTCCCCCCGCACTCGCATTCTCGAGACTTTGAGACGGAAAAAACCGTAagtggtaaaatgctaactaaTTTCCGGGTCTAGGACTCATTTCCGGGCGCAGTCTTATTGTGAAAGTCTGCTGACCGGAAATTGTCTGGCTAGTTATCTGTCTTGTTAGCTTGTCAGCTATCCGCTCTGTGACCTGCCGTGTCCTCCAACGTTTGAGACTTGACAGCCGGTCATCTAAGGACAAGAGCCTCCAAACCATGGTTTTCGAGGAGAAGATGATCACGAACGGAGAGCCCGAGGATGTTAGTAGTTTTGACGGATTTAATACGACCCTGCTTTGCCAGTAACGTTTTGTTAccttagctagcaagctaacacaACACCGCTAACCAAGCGATAGCATCACCtagctgacattagcattagcCAACGTTAACGTTACCATAGTCGTACAGAAACATTGAAGCTAATTCATGCAGTAGAATCAAAATTGATGGGTAGTTCGTTTGTGAAGCTGTCCTGTTAATTGCCGAATCAGTTAATATCATAACAATAGCTAAACACTGTGTGACGCCTGTGAGGGAATTAACGTGATTGATTTGGTTGTGTTATGTCTGTtccaggaggaggaagaagaggaggaagaggaagatatGGTGGTATGTTTATTGCAGATCCACATCAGGATCGAAATATGTTAACGGTTCCTCAGTATTATTGTGGTATTAGGCGTTTTTAAAATGGAATGACATTGTCAGGAAAGCAAAGGAGCATTTATTCTGAAGAAGCCAAAAGGGAAATCAATACTAAACTGACAAGTAtgagaaacaaaaatgtgtgttaaaaaaaaatccttcctGCCTCCCCTCCCTGTATGGCTAACGATTACCAGTCATGGGGTTGTTACAGGGAAAGCCGGGTCCATCATTCAACTGAATCTATTAATAAAtaagccattttatttttctttccataTTAAACAGTCTTAAAAATTTGCTATGCTAACCCCGCTTTTACTGATTGATTCATAACCCCACACCAATATTAAACAttgaagaaaaacaaggttTAATGTTACTGAGGGTGTGTTTTTGTCCCTTTGATCAGAAGGGAGTTATCACCTCTGAATATCCTTCATATTCTCAGTTACCAGTTAATGAGTTACTAATTTATGGTCATTTCTGAGGCTctagtttgtggtgctgttatTTAGATGTTTTCAATATATAGTTTATCCTGATACCTGCAGGAATGGGAACCAAGagcctgttttatttgtgaaccAATTCCAAATTGTCTGCTCCATCTGAAACCTGAGCCTCCAAGCTCATCCGTTCCTTTTATTGATGCTGGCATCATTTTGCGCActgcaaaacagtgacatcagactCCTGCATCTATGCAACTGGAAAGCTGCAACAAAGAGTCAtggtggagaggaaaaaaaaacagtgcaaaGTATGGATACATTTCACAAAGTAAGATGACGCACGCTGCTGttgctcagcttcacaatttattaatAACGCTACATTAGATTGTGATTGAATACTCTTGACAGGAGGGCCGAAACCTTAGTGTTATTAATgaattgtgaagctgagcaagagcagtgtgtgggattttctgttcaaacaCTCAAGTGATGTTTTCCAACGCACCTGCATCTGAGACAGTTGGATGTGTGAATACCTTTCTTCAAACAGAAAGATGACAAAAGTGCTACTTGTAATAtctgaaaaatgtcaatttcaAGTAAGGGTAGACACACCAGTaatatgctgaaacatcttTCTTATAAACATGGGCCTAAATTTCAGGAATGCTATGTATTTGATGCTCTACGCACAAGTGCCATTGCTTCCTAACCAAGCAGCACATCTGGTAAATATCCTATGTTGTAATAATATCAGCACCAAGTAGGCAGgctttgcagattttttttctctgattaaGAAAACCTAAATGAAAGcaaatgctgtacaaatattGTCTTATTTCATACATTTTAGATGTTGACATGCATGTCCTTTTGTACTCTGTTTTCACACTGAGTTCAGACTCAGGTAATGGAACAGTTGTGTTGATGCTGAAAAGAAAATTGAGTAGAAATCAATACAGgaattggttaaaaaaaaaaatcagaccaaTACACAGAATTGATATTGGAATTAGTATCAGTATAATCATATCATTTCCCATCCCTAGATACCAATGGAGCAACTTAGTGTAGCACTGATCGTCTGTTGAATTTTGAAAGACGCTCATCAAGGCAGATATTCAGAATGCTGCATACTCTGTTTCAGGATCCTCTTGACACGATGCGACAGAAGTGTGAAGAGACAGAGCATTGTGTTCACACCCGGGAGCGTCTGGAGCTGTGCGAGACCAGAGTTGGGTCTCGGCCTTCGACAGCGGAGGATTGCACGGAGGAGCTGTTTGACTTTCTCCATGCTCGGGACCACTGTGTAAGTGTGACATTTGCCAACTGTAGCAAGCAGAGAGATGTAAAATACAGCCCAAAGGAGCCAAGGTACATGAGTAGgcattttgtctttgtctttgtctttgacTTGTAATGGGCTGACAGTGATAGTGCCAGCAGGGGGCACCAAAGCTACATTAACAAAactgtattatattttaattatttaatcagTTGACGGAGATGACGTCATTTGAAATGCTAAATATTACacaaatatataaaagaaaaaccGCAAGCACACAGAAAGGCATTTCAAAAATGAATCTTCTCTTTTTAATTGTctcagatttttaaagaaatcagCTGTTATTTGGAAACTTTGATGTGAATATTTGTAACCAAGCTGATCAGCtttcaaacaaaataacaatcACTGCAAAATATCTATATTTTTAGAATACAACAGGCACCATAACTGGGGATGCGACaacacatttagatttaatattgcAATACAAAACTGTGACAATTGTGGGTCTGTCAATAATATACAAGAATAGATTAAACATTCATGAATCAGACAGTAATTAAAAGACAAGTGACCTCTGTCAGCACGGATGTCAACTCTGTAAAATATCTGAGGAAGTTAATATGTTATGGAGTAGGTAAAAAGTTATATATCAGTGGTTTTTATGGCATAAACATAGAGGATAGccaattttttttcaaagttgcgAAGAGTTCTCTAAATGCTAATCAAAATACTGATTTTTAAACCATAATTCttatttagttttgatttagAACGGCTAAAATAGAA is a window encoding:
- the LOC125896091 gene encoding cytochrome b-c1 complex subunit 6, mitochondrial; amino-acid sequence: MVFEEKMITNGEPEDEEEEEEEEEDMVDPLDTMRQKCEETEHCVHTRERLELCETRVGSRPSTAEDCTEELFDFLHARDHCVSHKLFHSVK